The DNA region AGCCCGGACATCCTGGCGTTTGGGTCGGCGATGTTGAGCAGTTCCACCTCGTCGAAGTGACCCTGATCGTCGCGGTAGAAATTGGCGAACTTGCGCCCCAAGTATTGAACGCCCGGCTGGAAATCCTCCATCACGTAGGGGCCGGTGCCCACGCCCGCGGACCAATCCTCCGCACCCTCTTGTCCGATGATCATCGCAAAGGAGGAAAGGTGAGTCGGAAGATCGAAATTGATCTCCTTTTGCTTAATGACCACGGTTTCCGGCCCGTCGGCGCGAAGCTCCTCGAAGTTCTGGACGATCTGCTGAGCCTCGGCGACGCGGTTGTTCTCGTCGAGGTGTTGCTTCAAGGACCATACGACGTCCTCCGCCGTCAGCGTCTTGCCGTTATGGAACTCCACGCCCTTGCGAAGCTTGAAGACCCAGTTGCCGTCCGCCTGCCCTTCCCAGCTTTCCGCCAGGCTCGGTTGGGGAGCGCCGTTCTCGTCGATCTCGGTCAGCGTGTCGAAGCTGGACAGGATGGAAAGGGTCGGATGATCCGCCCCATTCATCTCCAGCGGGTTCAGTGTGTCGGAGGTCGCTCCGCCATCGGAGGCGGCGCGAAGGGAACCGCCTTTCTTGGGCGTGGCTGCCTCAGCCTCTCGCCACAACGACCCCGCGACGGCGGCCGACAGGCCCACAGTCGCCGTGGCCTGCATGAAATCTCGGCGGGAAATGCCAGAGGCTATCCAATTCTTTAACTGGAATTTTTTGCGGTCTTCCATCTTGAAGTCCTTCCCTGTGAAGCAGATCAGGAGGAGATCATTCCTCTAAGAACAGAATTTGACAATAAAATTCTTTTCTCATTGCGATTTCAGGTGCATGATTCCATCAGATTATTAATGATCCCAGCAGGGTGCCGAGGAACGGAGGGACGGTAGGAATGAAGAAGGAAAAGGTTCAAGCCATGGCTAGGAACCTCTTGTCCTTGGGTTCGGAGTTGCGCCAGCTACGCAAAGCTCGGCAGATGACCTTGAAGGACTTGAGCAAAGCCAGCGGCGTTTCCCTCAGCCACCTTAGTGCGATTGAACGCGCCGCATCTCAGCCCTCGATGGAAGTCTTGGGAGACATCTCCGCCGCTCTATCCGTGACCCCGGATTGGTTCTTCGCCCGGCGGTCCGGCGCTGGGCCCATGGAGCAGGCCTACGTGGTCAGGGCGCAGAATCGGCGAAGCCTGAACTCTCTCTATGGTCAGGATGTTCAGGAGCTGGGCTACACCGACATGCTGCTCTCAAGTTCGATCGGGGGTGACTTCTACATGGGGATGGCGGTCTACGCTCCCTATTCGGAAAAGCCGGATGATCCTCTCCAACGGCATGAGGGAGAGGAGCATGGGATCGTGATTGAAGGTGAGTTGGAGATGCAGATAGGCGACGAGGTCATGACTTTGCGCGAAGGTGACAGCTACAGCTTCGATGCCCGCATCCCGCATCACGCCCGGAACCGCCAGAGTCGGCCGTGCAGGCTTATCTGGGCCGTCTCACCGGTCGTTATCCCTAAGGATGTAGTCGTCAAAGATCAGCCTCGAGAAGAACCCTTCAAAAAGGTCACCAAGGCGTAGAGCCCCTGATCGATTTTGTATGTCCGCTATTAGCCAGAAGCGGACATTGGAGTCCTCGCTCTATTCGTCAGGCAGCGGTACAGGGTCGTCGGCCTGGGTCCTAAGATAAGCGATCAGAGCAATGCGCTTCTCACGGTCTCTCTCTACCCCAAAGTACTTGTTAACCGTGCCGGGAACCCGCCCGAAGACGTCAGAGATATAACGGTTGAGTTCCTCAAACGTCCAGGTGCCGGTCTGGGCCTTCATTGCAGGTGAAAATGTGAAATTGCTTATCGTCGCCTTGGGTCGCCCCACTACATTCCAGAGCGACGGTCCCCGCCTACCCCCCTTGTTGGGGATGAAGGTGTGACATGGGGTGCATTTCCGGGCACGCGATTCTCCGAGTTTCAAATCGGCTTTTTTGAGTTCACCGGGTTGGATCGGTTCAACAGGCCACGGGTTCGCCCCTTTCTCTTTCAAGAACTCGGCCACCTCCAGATGCCCCTTTAAAGCCGCAAAGTGGTTAGCCATTGCATGGCCGCGGAAATCGGTACGAGCTGTTACGTCGGCGCCGTAATCCAGAAGTAGCTGAACGATCTCCATAGAGCCATTGTAGGCAGCGTCGTGGAGCGGGGTTTTGTTCTGCTCCGCGCCTACGAGATTAGGATCGGCGCCTCGCTCTAGAAGCAGACGCACGATCTCGACGTCTCCATGCCTTGCTGCGATATGGAGCGCTCCTCCATTCCGGGTGAGACCGTTAGGATCAGCGCCGTGATCGAGGAGCAGCGTCACGGCATCGATGTGACCTCCCCGAGCAGCAAAGAATAAAGGCGAAAAGCTCCCATCTGGATTGGGGTCGGCGCCCTCTTCGAGCAGCGTCTTGAGCGCGGCAACGTCACCCGCTCCGGCGGGTTTCATCAATGGGCCCGCCGCTAAAATAGGAGTTACCCAGAATGCTGCTGGAAGAAGGCTAAAGAGCAGGGGAATAACGCTTAGTCTGGCCATGATAAACGTCCCGGAAACAGAACCGAGCCATCAATCCCACGCTCATGGTCTAGGTGTTTATCAGATTCTTTATTTTCAGAATGATGACACACCTAGGCACTGGGGACCAAACGAACGCCGTCCCTGCAAGGATCGGGAACTAAAGCGGCCTTACCGCTTATCTCGAGTGGATGAGGATCTTGTCCGCTTCTAGCCAAGAGCGGACGAACTGACCAAGCATCGTCCCGAAACACTGAAGGCGCCCAGCGTTGGATTAGAACGAAGGATTGACTACGAAAGCCGCCTTTCGATACGGCTGACCTTGCGCTGCTCGAGTATTGCTTCCCCACGCCATTCCACCTCAATGAGACCATCAAGTAGAAATTCGTCATCGGAGCAGGTAGTTCGGAGCCAAGACCGAACCTCAGCGATGCCTTCTTTGCGGTGCAGTATCAAGCGGTGAAAGAAGATGCTCTCCGCAGATGTTGGTACGCCCTCTCGGATCTTCTGCGTTGAACGTGTTTCGTGAGAAATCGACAGGCGGATGTCGTGATGATGGGCCGTGGTGAGAGGTTGGTGCCACTCAACCGTGACCTCTCCGTTCGGTGTTTCTGAGCGTGACCGCTTCAACGCAGCGGCGCCAGAGTTGTTGAGCCCCGGCGAAGATGACTGATCCAGGGGAGGTGGGAGGAATTCACTCAAAGGTTTTGGCTCGTTTCTCATCACCGGCAGATTGACGACTCCATCGTGGATCTGGAGCGCCCCATACTCTGGAGGTGTCCAAACCAACGGCCAATAGGAAGCGCCTATCGCCAGCCGGATGCGATGACCAGCCTTGAAACGGTAGGCCTTCGTATGGAAGCGAAGAACAACACGGCGCCGCTCGCAGGACCATGGCTCGCGGGGCTCATCGAACACCTCGTCGAGCGCGAGGTTGAGCATCGAAAGCCCTACCCGGGCCGAAGTGCCAGCCGGGGATACGTCGTTCAGGCGCAAGCAGAATTGGCTTCTTGGGAGTGATGCCGACAGCGACAGTTCGACCTCGACGCTGCCATAGATGACGAGGTCTTCCTCCAGCGGAGGGGTCTCAAAACAGATGGCTCGAGCGTCGTCCTCCCGTTGGTCCAGCGGCAGCCCGCCGTGGCGCCCGAAGTAGCCAGTGTCTCCTGACGCTAAGCCATGCAGCAGGTTCCCGGGAATCCGCCAGCTTTGAGCAGCCTTCGGCGTGTCGTCGCTCAACCGACCTGCATCGGCGAGGAACAGGGGCCTGATCTCTATCTCGCCCTTCGGAGGACCGCTCTCGATCCAGGCGCCGTTCCTCTGGGCCAAAGAGTCCTGAGGAGGATCGAACTCCCGCAGCCAGACACGGAGCTTTGGCCAGCGGGGCTCGCTGGGCGAATCGCTTTTTAGCCAGTGATCCCACCAGTCCAGCGCCACCTCCTGAAAGCCGATCGCGGGTCCAGGTTGCCCCTGATCCGGATAGTGATGCCCCCAAGGGCCGACGATTCCCCAAACCTTCTCTGGGCAAGCGTCTACGAGCGACATGACAGAGTTTGAATAGCGGTCCGACCAGCCCCCGATGGCCAACACGGGACAGTTGATACGACCCACCTCGTGCTTGACCGAGCCCCGGCGCCAATAGCTTCCCCGGGCTTCTTCGCGAACCCACGTCTCTATCGGAAACGGCAGGTTCTCAAGTCTTCTTTCCCAGCGCTGAAACCAGTCGTCTCCGCTTTCTGGAGAGGGCGGGAGGGCTAGGATTGCCGGCAGTGTAGCCCCCCACTCGAGGCTGTCGTTTAGAAGGCATCCGCCTTTATGGTGAATGTCGTCTTCGTAGCGGTCATGAGTCGCACAGACCGCGATGACCGCCTTCAGCGCCGGAGGGGCGTCGAGGCTTGCCTGCAAGCTCGCGGTTCCGCCCCAGGAGGTGCCAAACATTCCGACCCGCCCATTGCACCATTCTTGTCGGCCTATCCATTCGATGACCTCCCGGGCGTCGCGTAGCTCCTCCTCGGCGTACATATCGGACATAACGCCGTCGCTGTCGCCGGAGCCGCGGATATCCACGCGCAAAGAGGCATAGCCGTGCCGCGCGAGCCAGGGATGATTCCGCTCGTCCCGGGCGCGCACCATGTCGCCCTTACGGTAGGGAATGTACTCGAAGATCGCGGGAACGCCCTCGGCCCCGATATCCGGCGGCATCCAGATTCGGGCGGCCAAACGCACGCCGTCGGACATGGGAATCCAAAGGTGCTCGATGGTCTTTACAGGCGTGGCAACGGCGGACAGGTCGGTCATCGGTACGCCCACGGATGCGGCGATGAAGAGAGCCAGCGGGCGCCCCTATTGAGTGCGCCCGCAGCCAGTGTCAGGCGAACCACCAGCGGCGCGGCAGTCGACTGTCGTCCATCCGGCGGCTTACGCCGACCGGTCCATGACCCAGTTTCTGAGAGTGACCGATCAGGATGTTCGCGAAGGCGAAAACGACCGTCCCGCTCTCTTCGTAGAACAGGCGTTGCGCCTCATGGTACATATCGCGCCGCTTGGCTTCGTCAGGTTCGGCGCGGGCGGCCACAAGCAGGTTATCGAACGTCTCGTTCTTGAAGTAGCTGGAGTTCCAGTCGGAGTCCGACGTGTAGGTGGAACTCAGCATCCAATCGACGGTGGGCCG from Limibacillus sp. includes:
- a CDS encoding ABC transporter substrate-binding protein, yielding MQATATVGLSAAVAGSLWREAEAATPKKGGSLRAASDGGATSDTLNPLEMNGADHPTLSILSSFDTLTEIDENGAPQPSLAESWEGQADGNWVFKLRKGVEFHNGKTLTAEDVVWSLKQHLDENNRVAEAQQIVQNFEELRADGPETVVIKQKEINFDLPTHLSSFAMIIGQEGAEDWSAGVGTGPYVMEDFQPGVQYLGRKFANFYRDDQGHFDEVELLNIADPNARMSGLLSNTLDAIGSPETKTAGRLAQAPGFELVQVSATQHFTCDMRADTDPFT
- a CDS encoding cupin domain-containing protein produces the protein MKKEKVQAMARNLLSLGSELRQLRKARQMTLKDLSKASGVSLSHLSAIERAASQPSMEVLGDISAALSVTPDWFFARRSGAGPMEQAYVVRAQNRRSLNSLYGQDVQELGYTDMLLSSSIGGDFYMGMAVYAPYSEKPDDPLQRHEGEEHGIVIEGELEMQIGDEVMTLREGDSYSFDARIPHHARNRQSRPCRLIWAVSPVVIPKDVVVKDQPREEPFKKVTKA
- a CDS encoding ankyrin repeat domain-containing protein translates to MARLSVIPLLFSLLPAAFWVTPILAAGPLMKPAGAGDVAALKTLLEEGADPNPDGSFSPLFFAARGGHIDAVTLLLDHGADPNGLTRNGGALHIAARHGDVEIVRLLLERGADPNLVGAEQNKTPLHDAAYNGSMEIVQLLLDYGADVTARTDFRGHAMANHFAALKGHLEVAEFLKEKGANPWPVEPIQPGELKKADLKLGESRARKCTPCHTFIPNKGGRRGPSLWNVVGRPKATISNFTFSPAMKAQTGTWTFEELNRYISDVFGRVPGTVNKYFGVERDREKRIALIAYLRTQADDPVPLPDE
- a CDS encoding CocE/NonD family hydrolase, with translation MTDLSAVATPVKTIEHLWIPMSDGVRLAARIWMPPDIGAEGVPAIFEYIPYRKGDMVRARDERNHPWLARHGYASLRVDIRGSGDSDGVMSDMYAEEELRDAREVIEWIGRQEWCNGRVGMFGTSWGGTASLQASLDAPPALKAVIAVCATHDRYEDDIHHKGGCLLNDSLEWGATLPAILALPPSPESGDDWFQRWERRLENLPFPIETWVREEARGSYWRRGSVKHEVGRINCPVLAIGGWSDRYSNSVMSLVDACPEKVWGIVGPWGHHYPDQGQPGPAIGFQEVALDWWDHWLKSDSPSEPRWPKLRVWLREFDPPQDSLAQRNGAWIESGPPKGEIEIRPLFLADAGRLSDDTPKAAQSWRIPGNLLHGLASGDTGYFGRHGGLPLDQREDDARAICFETPPLEEDLVIYGSVEVELSLSASLPRSQFCLRLNDVSPAGTSARVGLSMLNLALDEVFDEPREPWSCERRRVVLRFHTKAYRFKAGHRIRLAIGASYWPLVWTPPEYGALQIHDGVVNLPVMRNEPKPLSEFLPPPLDQSSSPGLNNSGAAALKRSRSETPNGEVTVEWHQPLTTAHHHDIRLSISHETRSTQKIREGVPTSAESIFFHRLILHRKEGIAEVRSWLRTTCSDDEFLLDGLIEVEWRGEAILEQRKVSRIERRLS